The genomic region CATCATCAGTGGAGGTTCACCTGTCGCTCTCGAAAGACCGGCTCTGTTAAGGGTTCCAGCTCGAACTATGCCTGAGCTACGGCCTCCAAGCCCCGAGAGCTTGGCCAGTGTATCAACCACGGCGTCGGACCCGTTGTTCATTCAAGGGAAGGACTTTGCAGGAGATGGGCCCTTGACCGTGGATTTGCTGGCCAGGCAACAAGCAGAAATTATGCTCAAGGAGCATGAACTCGGGGCGTCTGCTGGCTTTTCCCGGCCGAATCCCCAACTCAAAAAGTTCACGTGGATTCATATGCCTTTCAACAACCCGGTCTGGGTTAAGGAGATCTTTAATGTTCTTTCCGACATCCAAGGGCACGATTTTTCCAAGCTTTTTGACTATGACAACTGGCAATCGAAGCACATTCAGAACCGCCATTCCGAATCTCAGCCAGCATTCCTCAAACCAACCTGCAAGTACCTGACCAATACAGGCATAACCTCGCCACGCCCTACCCCTCTTGTTGGACCATCTTCATCGTTCTTGACACCGAACTGCCTGTTTGTCTACATGCCATACCTTCATTTTGACACCTACCGAAGCATGATCAGGCGCCGGAAGATCATCAGAGAGCGCCGGGAGCGTGGCAGGGCGAAACCTGTTCCGAAGCATGTGGCTGATGAGGACTGCCTTGAGCTCAAGATGATCTGGGAGTACATTGGCTTCGATCCTCCTCTCAATTGTCGTAGGACCTTGGACCAGTTCGGCCACCATTCCCTCAGAGACACCAACTCCCGCGATGATGACCAAATGCTGTACAAGCTCACCAAAAAGGATGCCTTCTCCCTGACGAAACAGCTCAATGGTGTTGCTACCAAGTCCCAGGCTGGGCCGGCTGGAAGCTCGATGTATTCAAACAAAGGTTCCAATGGGAGCAACGCCGGCTCCCacaatgacgacgatgaatACGAGGAAGAAACCGAGGCCGAGCTTCGAGACGGTTACGTACTGATGGTTGACCAGCTCTGGCTCTGGTCCATTGATAagaccaccctcaccaccttcttccctcGCCGGTACTCGACCCCAACAGAGGGCACCCTGTTTCACCAGGCCGACCTACGGAACAGCGTATACAACGAGCTGAACGGTGACCTCACCGGCCGTACCGAAAACGCTCTCGACCTGGCTGCTTTGATAGTCTACCACGCtgtcatcgtcttcctcgaCCGTTCCACCCACCCAGACCTGGAGATCTTCCGTCTCTTTGACGAAGCCATTGGCATGTTGGCCGAAAGGATGACGCTTAATATGAAACAATTCCGGCTCCAATCTCTCAGCAtggacgatgacgaagacgacgagggcACCGACTACTCTGactgggaaggggagagcCCAGCCTCGATCAAAAAACGGCACAGAAAAGAGCTTGAAAGGTCCGAGAGGGAAAACAGAGAGAACACGTCTGCTCTACTCGAACTGGCAGATCTCAAGGATGAATTAACGGTACTACAGACCCTGTTTAAGAACCAGGAGTCAACCGTCAAGCAAATGAAGGATTTCTACGAGATCCATTGCAAGGAGACAAGGAAGAATTGGCAGGAGCCGCTGGATGATGCGTTGGAGTATTTGGATGATTTTAAGGGGACGGTGAATGAGATGATTGAAAGGGTTAATACGACGAGGAATGATGTGAGTTCTCCCCTACTCAAACACCGTGACCAAACAGTAAGCTGACGAATAATGTGAAGTATGAAAAAATGCTCGAAATGGTCCAACGCCAAGCCCAAGTCGACGAGGTCCGCTGGTCACGCCTCCAAGCCGAGCTCGCCTCGTCCCAAAACCTCTCGGTCATgatcttcaccaccttcaccgtcatcttcctcccgcTCACCTTTTTTACCGGACTATTCGGTATGAACGTTACCAACTGGCAAGAAGAACACATGCCCGACCTCGAGCAAGTCGGCTGGATCTCCCTGCCTACCTCGATCCTCCTAATCATTTTTTCGCTGGTTGCAGCATTCAGCTGGAGAGTCCAGAGAGGGTTTAAGGGGATATACAAGATTATAAGGGGGGGCTATAAGAAGGTTAAAAAGGGGTATACCCAGAAGCTGGAGCCGAtgtggaggaaggagaagaaacggaggaggagacaggagaagaagaggaagtaTGTGGAGAAGCAGACCGCGTGGGATAAGGATGGGATGTATGATTTTTGGGacaaggtgaaggagaatCAGAGGAAGATTAGGTATCAGATTCCGGAGCAGAATAGGAGGACGTTGAGGGGGTGATATGTATGATGATTATGAAGAGATGGATAGAGATAGGTAATGGTAATCCAAAATAATACATTCACAGAAATGCCTTCAACAAATCTTCAAGGCCTGTGCGACTAGGGTCTTGACAGAAGGTATTACCAACGCCTCATATAGGGCCATTTTCAGCACCGCactatcacatacgaccatagaTAACCGAAAatacgggatcccgtccgctctcccccaGTCAAATAGTTAATCGTAATGTTATTTTCTAGGATAACTTTAGGCCTACTTTTTCGCTAAGTTAGTATCTAAACGTATTAATTTCCGCAAAAGACTTAACAGTACTATTTTCTACAATTAAAACGGAGTTTACTGTCTTATTAgctttatttcttttacttttatgTTGCAGCtgtataacgaacccctatccagaacctctgaaagggatactggttgaaggcacttctgaacaatcctggttctgtacagctaaacagtgtacaacaatggcttgtctcaatcacaacagtctagataccaacgattgtgacttgaattgcatactgcggaactgtctatctacaccagccagctcctccgtatatatagaccagtggaccgtggaccgttgacttacagacggtcctcggtccccTCCTGATTGGCtgatactggaccgtggaccgtgagacccaccgcggtccccggtccccatcTTACTGGTCCATTCCGTCCgactggaccgtgagccccgctcgatcgctcGGTCCAGCTCTGATTGGTCcagtgtgccccactgtcttccaaaaccgtgacaaGCTGCCTATTATAGCCGGTATATTTTAGGCCCGATATAAAGTAGTATAGTATTTTTACCTATTATTTGCCTAGCATTACTTATTTTTTCCGCTCTTACCTATCGTCGTCCATACACGCCCCAATTAATACTCTATTTTCCCGCTTCTGCCTGCTCGTCGTCTTTACGCCCTTTCAACACCCACAACTTACGCTGCTCCTACGACTTGCGCTACTTCTAAGACTTACGCTGCCTCTACAATAGTTAATTAAAGACGCTAAACGTTATTGCGCTTAATAGAGCTCTTAAGCTACTGACgtagtttttttttatccGTATGAATTTAACTTTAAAGTCGAAAAAATTTATACCCGACTTTAATAACGATGAAACTTATAAACGAAGTACTATATTTAACGGTTTATATCTAATAAAGTATTCGTAActaaaaatatattataacttATCTTAATCTTGATAATGTATAATTCTGTATTAATTACCTAAACTCTTTTGCTGAATACTAAAAAagtttttataattatatttttattaacgTTGTTACTTAtttaatctttaattaaGGAAATATAAGCGAGGTTTAAGGTATGTTAAAATAGGTGCTATTGAGGCTTGTGGGATATAAACTCAAATAGCTGTCATCACAGTATACTAAAAGCGAAGAAAACTTTAATTACAGTATTAGTTTGAAGTGCAGCTACAGGCCCGGGGGATATAAGTGAGGAAGTAGGGCTCTCagaggattcgggggttcagggaTCATGTATATAAGCAGTCTGCTTTagacattctattttagacaaaacatcgacttttattttctttttattctGTTCCTTGCACGTGTGCAggcaattctggccctctgatcaggccaatccggtgcttattgtgtggcctgcaagcccacagagtcttttctttgtcctacgtgaagtgcggcatgcgagcgagccactctcacgcaggtgtgttcattcagagacctgctgagggtatatttgtggtgttgtagttgttTTGTGGgttttctcaccattcaATATATACGGAAGAACTGGCTAGTGTggatagatagttccgtagtatgcaATGTAAGTCACAATCATTAGTATCTAGACTGTTGTGATTGAAACAAGCTGTTTGTTGTACACTATTTAactgtaccgaaccaggattatttagaagtgCCTTTAACTAGTATCTTTTTCAGAGATTCTGGATAGGAGTTCGTTATAGATAGTAAAGTAGTGTAGTACGGACGTTCGGCTAGCTAGAAGATcaatttaaaagtaatttaaaaataattacagtttaaaaaaaaagggtacTATTACGGTATGAAAGCGATACGCTAGCGTCGCGGTAGTAGAGCACTAGTTAGGCAATGGCGCTTGGACTTATATTTATTTACTGCTTTGGCGAGAGCTTCGCTCcgctttttctcttctctgcGCACTAATAAAATACTTACTTTAGTCTTTGGACAGCATTGTAATAATAAAGCTTTACTAGCTTAGCATTTTAAGATATTTCTAATTATttatatagttaaatattacaaaaagaaaaaaaaatagaaaaaaagggatctataaaaaaaaaccgaaAAAATAGTTATTAgttaaaatttaattaaagttattgGGGCgtcgattttttttttaaaaaaaaagggaaataTATTAAGTTTTAAATACAAACTTTTAGTAATATCAGCTAATTAGAAAAAAATGAAATAATTAATTAGACAAATTGAAAATAcatttattaaaaaaatttaagTTAAAAGTATAATTTAGAAAAAAAATTGTAAGATCGTTATCGTAATCTCACGATTTAGCTTTAAAAAAATCTTAGGAAAAGATAATAACTTAAAAGAGTAATAGTTTATATATACAGAAATTTTTTTCGCAATATATAATGTAAATTCTATTCGCTAGTATTAAAGACTAATATAAATAAGATAAGCTATTATTGTGCACTGATTAGCTACTATTGAACCATTGTCTAAAAGTACCTTTAATTGAGTATCACTTTCAGAGGTTCCGGATCAGGATTCGTCATAGTTTACGAACCGTTTAGCGGCACGCTTTTTTCCACAGGTTGAAGTAAATGACATATCCTTTTTAGAGTTGCCTATCCTCGCAGTCATACTACATGATCGGCAGATTAGTgctcaggtgggtgaccactggggaacCCCTgctgttgtatgtttttgctTTTCAGCTTTTTGACCTGGCCGTCAAATGCCCTCAATTCCCATGTGCGGCTTTCCTCGGCTGAGCGGGGTTAGGGCGGGTCCCTTACCCCACGAAAATGATGCCCCACCCTGTTTTCAAATGTCAGAGGCTTGAGTGGCTGCACCTCGGGCGGGACGTCATTTGAACGGCTGCTTTCTTGGCCGAAAAATGAAATCAGAGCCGGCCCTCGAGACGAAGTGGAGAGTGGAGTGAGTGCTGGAACAAGACAAGCGGGTTGAATTGTGTGTGAGAGGAAGCCGGAGTGACCAAGTCCGAttcttttctcctcccctgACTGTTCAATCCTTTCCCTCGTCTtttctgctgctgtcttgtttgtttcttgtttGCCCGCGGCTGTGGAATTTTCTTGGGGAGACTGACTGAAAGAACGCCGTATGTGGTCATAGACCTATACTCTCTCGGCCGAAATTGTTCccttgccccccccccccgcttCGACGACCGAGACAGACACTGTATTTGAATAGGATAGACCAAAAGACACAGTCATCATGTCGGCCTCTTCAAGACTCACCTCGACCCTCTGCCGGCGGGCAGCCGCAACtgcaacccccccctctctcacaGCTACCTCGACGACAAGGGTACAGACACCACAGCTCGCGCGCGGGATTAGGGGCATAtcatccacaacccccaacaggTTACGacctcccaccctctcccgcccaACCTATCCCCTCCAAAGgacagccaccaccctccctacGCTCCCCTCAACCCGTCTatactcctccacctccgcagAAGAAGACTCCTTCGACCCAGCCTCCATCGACCGCGAATCCGACGAAGTAGACGTCTGTatcatcggcggcggccccGCAGGCCTCTCCGCCGCAATCCGCCTCAAGCAACTTGCCAACGCCGCTGGCAACGACGACTTCcgcgtcctcctcctcgaaaaAGCCGGCGAGATCGGCGCCCACATCCTCTCCGGAGCCGTCATCCAACCCACCGCTATTGACGAGCTCATCCCCGATTGGCTTTCCGAAGACAATGAAAACCGCTTCACCGGCGCCACACCCGCGGGGAAGGACTCGATGAGCTTCCTGACCAAAAAATGGGCCATTCCCTGCCCTACTCCGCCTCAGATGCATAACGACGGGAATTACATCGTTTCCCTTAACGAATTCACCAAGTGGCTAGGGGAgcgggcggaggaggtcggggTGGAGGTTTATCCCGGTTTTGCGGCTAGCGAGGTTCTTTACAAGGCTGATGGGTCGGTCAAGGGTGTCGCGACGAATGATctggggattgggaggaaTGGGAAGCCAAAGGATAGTTTTGAGAGGGGGATGGAGTTTCATGCTAGGGTTACgctttttggggaggggtgtcATGGGTCGTTGACCAAACAGGTGATTAAGAAGTTTGATTTGAGGTCCGAGTCGCAGCCGCAGACTTATGGGCTGGGGATTAAggaggtgtgggaggtgAAGCCGGAGAAGTTTGAGAAGGGGAAAATTGTGCATAGTATGGGGTATCCGCTGCCGATGGAT from Podospora bellae-mahoneyi strain CBS 112042 chromosome 4, whole genome shotgun sequence harbors:
- a CDS encoding hypothetical protein (COG:U; EggNog:ENOG503NYBJ); the encoded protein is MDGNTDANNPTDKADIDRGAEKRQEKDEAEEVIALEVLPTRIQFKDSLPSRSSRDFTERGRSISKGRSPSPPRINLGAGFAEYRGDVGGHGYDETEVDIIAIPCPGADPIQTWIYDSDSSSAESNYHVEVGSHITRSNQSTRSSQSSLRRSSPWVTLRLRERVNIARVFLYRHRHLEEGMNLKSLANDLLEQVQDIRKGSSRPLFFIAHSIGGLVVKSALVKASQKTKYQDIMDDCHGVTFFGTPHRGSSYMSMPNLKDSIQDLLQLESPLPRSLTDEILVNNPKLKQLHEQFVDIASELRLWSFYETRECLLSGSGAQFTNEVQFTAPLVSVKSAILEIWQEDIFGVESDHAHLAAFGPDNEEILHSYLGDLAGAVLKAAELSRDHVHHPLYLKSHVQVEVIGFYEDPDGWMAATQRYAGQGSDASVESGSIIRLYATKYPYKDFLKKGPEKCLSERLHDRSQWKRRRVRSPNRAGGRTDLRPPQLPQETTADANVLGITQGQLDVGHQGGAGIGPEIIISGGSPVALERPALLRVPARTMPELRPPSPESLASVSTTASDPLFIQGKDFAGDGPLTVDLLARQQAEIMLKEHELGASAGFSRPNPQLKKFTWIHMPFNNPVWVKEIFNVLSDIQGHDFSKLFDYDNWQSKHIQNRHSESQPAFLKPTCKYLTNTGITSPRPTPLVGPSSSFLTPNCLFVYMPYLHFDTYRSMIRRRKIIRERRERGRAKPVPKHVADEDCLELKMIWEYIGFDPPLNCRRTLDQFGHHSLRDTNSRDDDQMLYKLTKKDAFSLTKQLNGVATKSQAGPAGSSMYSNKGSNGSNAGSHNDDDEYEEETEAELRDGYVLMVDQLWLWSIDKTTLTTFFPRRYSTPTEGTLFHQADLRNSVYNELNGDLTGRTENALDLAALIVYHAVIVFLDRSTHPDLEIFRLFDEAIGMLAERMTLNMKQFRLQSLSMDDDEDDEGTDYSDWEGESPASIKKRHRKELERSERENRENTSALLELADLKDELTVLQTLFKNQESTVKQMKDFYEIHCKETRKNWQEPLDDALEYLDDFKGTVNEMIERVNTTRNDYEKMLEMVQRQAQVDEVRWSRLQAELASSQNLSVMIFTTFTVIFLPLTFFTGLFGMNVTNWQEEHMPDLEQVGWISLPTSILLIIFSLVAAFSWRVQRGFKGIYKIIRGGYKKVKKGYTQKLEPMWRKEKKRRRRQEKKRKYVEKQTAWDKDGMYDFWDKVKENQRKIRYQIPEQNRRTLRG
- a CDS encoding hypothetical protein (BUSCO:EOG092619EA; EggNog:ENOG503NY0G; COG:C) gives rise to the protein MSASSRLTSTLCRRAAATATPPSLTATSTTRVQTPQLARGIRGISSTTPNRLRPPTLSRPTYPLQRTATTLPTLPSTRLYSSTSAEEDSFDPASIDRESDEVDVCIIGGGPAGLSAAIRLKQLANAAGNDDFRVLLLEKAGEIGAHILSGAVIQPTAIDELIPDWLSEDNENRFTGATPAGKDSMSFLTKKWAIPCPTPPQMHNDGNYIVSLNEFTKWLGERAEEVGVEVYPGFAASEVLYKADGSVKGVATNDLGIGRNGKPKDSFERGMEFHARVTLFGEGCHGSLTKQVIKKFDLRSESQPQTYGLGIKEVWEVKPEKFEKGKIVHSMGYPLPMDTYGGAWMYHFGDNLVSVGQVVALDYNNPWLSPYGEFQKLKQHPLYRSVLEGGKCISYGARALVEGGFQSIPKVAFPGGALIGDTAGFVNVPKVKGTHNAMKSGMLAAEAAWNALQVPDNNSIFLYDYEDALRKSSIWKELKEVRNMRPSFHSPLGIYGGILYSGLEAFVLKGRVPWTLKHKTQDHAATKDAKDCSKIEYPKPDGEITFDILTSVSRTGTNHEEDQPVHLQVKDWEKHTRETWPRWKGLENRFCPAGVYEYVEDEGKEEGVRFQINAQNCIHCKTCDIKAPKQDINWQVPQGGEGPKYYMT